A single window of Chlamydiota bacterium DNA harbors:
- a CDS encoding DUF1232 domain-containing protein: protein MGGTLKKALRTIAADLIREAVFYRILLAHPRTPWTAKALVGAALAYAFSPVDLIPDVIPVIGYLDDLLVVPVLVWAAMRLVPREVVEECRRKAAAARAGDRADP, encoded by the coding sequence ATGGGTGGGACGCTCAAGAAGGCGCTGCGGACGATCGCCGCGGATCTGATCCGCGAGGCCGTTTTCTACCGGATCCTGCTCGCGCACCCGCGCACGCCGTGGACGGCGAAGGCGCTCGTGGGCGCCGCGCTGGCGTACGCCTTCTCCCCGGTCGACCTCATCCCCGACGTCATACCCGTCATCGGATACCTCGACGACCTGCTCGTCGTCCCTGTGCTGGTCTGGGCGGCTATGCGGCTCGTTCCCCGGGAGGTCGTGGAGGAGTGCCGGCGGAAGGCCGCGGCGGCGCGCGCGGGGGATCGCG